The DNA segment ACGATGCAAGACTTAAATCCCCGTTACGGGATGACTAGTGATGTTACAAGAGGCGCCGGGGCTTCAAAGCGTGTGTCGATAATCGAGTGGGCACTTCCGCGAACCGTGTACCGAGGCTTGattcattgggggggggggtcggactTGATGACGTCCAAAGCCTCGCTGCCCGGATGTACCACGTGACGGCTTCGGGAAAAGGTTCAGAATTTGCCGCGATGTATGCCTATCACTCAGCGAAATATgtatcacatgatacatggcatttatggacaacaaaacattcagtattttatacatactgtatattttatcttacgctttgtagattaatcatttgcTGATACAATTTTTTGGTAGTGCATAATCATTTCctagagccaaaacagatcagcattcagTGCATCACATGAAGATCCAGCCGTCTGTAATTCTATCCAAagccagcaggtggtttcgtgtgtACATGAAGCTTCAAGAATTGAATCAATTCTctaaccagttgactgaaatggttcaaaacctcatggggcttcatctcACCATCACTAGGGATGACACTAGCTTTGTGCGGTGCAGCTGGGTCTCCGGCAGCACAACAGAAAGAACATTTGGGGTCCAACTTATTTTTCAGATGCCGACGCAGGAGCTCACCACAGTGTCTATCAGAGTCTGTGTGAGTCCGGATTCAGTGTGGTCAGGTCAAGGTGCCTTCACTTCCATTTGGTAGAACAAATGGCGTTTGGCTGATTCCTTGTACAGCGCGTGCTTTTAAAAAACCACCAAGACGAGCCTGACGCGTTCCATCGCTGTAGTGTTGGCAGGTGCGGAAGAATCACAATGAAAGAAGTGAATGTGGTTTATTGAAAGCAAAGGATGCTGGGAGTTTACTTCTTCTTGGACACACCCACAGTGCGACCACGGCGCCCGGTGGTCTTGGTGTGCTGACCACGCACACGCAGGCTGGAAGAGGAGAGACGGGATGTTAAAGATGACCATGTTAGAGACGACAGTCAACACCTCAGTGCTCGGCTCACCCCCAGAAGTGTCTGAGACCACGATGGGCTCTGATCTTCTTCAGCCTCTCCAGGTCTTCTCTCAGTTTGTTGTCGAGGCCGTTAGCAAGCACCTGGAAGCAGCGCATGGTCGTCAGTGTGCAATTTACCAGAACCGCTCCGTCCTTTCCTTGCATGTCAACAAGTCAGACATCAGCGTTCACCCACCTGACTGAATTTACCGTCCTTGACGTCCTTCTGCCTGTTTAGGAACCAGTCTGGGATTTTGTACTGGCGAGGGTTCTGCATGATTGTGACCACACGCTCCACCTGCAACCAGGACCCACAGCATGAGGTTACTTTGGGGAGCGATGGGTCAAGAAGGCCGAACACCAACCTCAGCTTGCCAATAATTTGGTTTGGGGCAAGATTTTGCCAACAAAATACCACCAGTGTTCTTTGTGGGTTATTGTACAATAAGAGCAGCGCTATATTGAGTCAAGTACCACAATAAACACGAAAGCCAGTGACAACTAGTCATTTAGTCACAATAAGGAACAAACAAACACGTCTCCTTTCCATCCAACCGCCACAAGATAGCGGCTTCAAATACTGCTTTTATCCATCAGCCACACCGGCAAGTGCTGAGAATTCATTGTGGCCGCACATcgtcgacagccaatcaggatgctaTTGTGGATGTAAGCGGCACGTTCCAATGGATACACATCAGTGTttcgccatgtttttttttttacttgttttccTGCTTTCATTGCCTTGTTGCCTGCCTCTTCAAACTACCCGCGTCTTTAAACACCCGCTTCCTTCGTCCTCTGCGTGGGTGACGCACGCTCGGTCACGAAAGCGATTCTTCGAAGCAGAAAAATAACTAATCGTTTTTGTAATCGAGGTGCTCAAATTATTCGAATCATCATTGCAGCTCTGATATTGTGTAACCAAGTGTTGGATTTGACATCATATGGTATTAGTAAAAGTCATGACCATACAGCCAGCGTTGCTTGTTTATTGTCCTTCAGGTGATACTTGGTGTACGCAACAACACAGTATCCTTCAGGTGATACTTGGTGTACGCAACAACACAGTATCCTTCAGGTGATACTCGGTGTACGCAACAACACACTATCCTTCAGGTGATACTCTGTGTACGCAACAACACAGTATCCTTCAGGTGATACTCGGTGTACGCAACAACACAGTATCCTTCAGGTGATACTCTGTGTACGCAACAACACAGTATCCTTCAGGTGATACTCGGTGTACGCAACAACACAGTATCCTTCAGGTGATACTCGGTGTACGCAACACCACCGTATCCTTCAGGTGATACTCGGTGTACGCAACACCACCGTATCCTTCAGGTGATACTCGGTGTACGCAACACCACCGTATCCTTCAGGTGATACTCGGTGTACGCAACACCACCGTATCCTTCAGGTGATACTCGGTGTACGCAACACCACCGTATCCTTCAGGTGATACTCGGTGTACGCAACAACACAGTATCCTTCAGGTGATACTCGGTGTACGCAACAACACAGTATCCTTCAGGTGATACTCGGTGTACGCAACAACACAGTATCCTTCAGGTGATACTCGGTGTACGCAACAACACAGTATCCTTCAGGTGATACTCGGTGTACGCAACAACACAGTATCCTTCAGGTGATACTCTGTGTACGCAACAATACACTATCCTTCAGGTGATACTCGGTGTACACAACAACACAGTATCCTTCAGGTGATACTCTGTGTACACAACAACACACTATCCTTCAGGTGATACTCTGTGTACACAACAACACACTATCCTTCAGGTGATACTCTGTGTACACAACACAGTATCCTTCAGGTGATACTCGGTGTACACAACACAGTATCCTTCAGGTGATACTCGGTGTACACAACACAGTATCCTTCAGGTGATACTCGGTGTACACAACACAGTATCCTTCAGGTACATCCAACATCCTGGCCAAGGGAGACGCAATGGTCCTGTCAGATAAGGGTGCTAAATCACCAATCACGGAAGATGTCCACAAGTTGTTGGTGTGAatcctcctcctcatcgtcgtcgtcgtcgtcgtctccCCCAATGAGATTGTTCAATAGAGGTTACTTCATCCGTGTTAGTCATATATCATTTGCTTAAGTGAATGGAAAAACTAATTACGTATGTTGCATAATCAGCGGCCTCCAATGTTGTCTTGTGAGAACTACTTTTACGAAATGAAAACGGCAAAGAGGCACTCCTTTTAGGAACCTTTGCATAGCCTGTTTCAACCCAGGCATTTAGCACAATGACTGCTAAATGCTGCTATTCACAACTGACTATGCCTTTCCTAATCCATTTCCTGTGCTCAAAATACTGACAGAACATGTGGGCACAAATGGGACTCCAAAGACCACGTCTCGGGACATGTGGGCACAAATGGGACTCCAAAGACTACGTCTCGGGACATGTGGGCACTTATGGACTCCAAAGACTAAGTGTGAGTACGTAAACGCACCAAGGCGCCACCAAAGATCTTGCGAGCACCCTGCTTACCTCCTCCTCAGTCAGCTCCCCAGCCCTCTTGTTGAGGTCGATGTCCGCCTTCCTCAGGACCACGTGGGCGTACCGCCTGCCGACACCCTGAGACAGGAACAAACAGGGGCTACACAAAAGCACGATAAAACAAGATGGCAAATCCTCAGCTTCTTTTATTTACCTTTATGGCAGTAATGGCGAAGGCAATCTTTCTCCTTCCATCAATGTTCGTGTTGAGAACACGCAGAATGTGCTGGAACTTCTCAGGGATGACCAGAGACTGcagaaataacaaataaacaataattggTCTTAAGTGACATGGCAGCAGCCCTCACAAAGAATGGCCAGGTGAACGTTGTCGGTGTCAACTGTGACGCTCCTCACGATTCCAAGCTGCAAACGGGACGATGCAACATCTGAGCGCACCGGGACATCGCCAACGCTGCTGAGGCTAACGACGCTACATTAGCTTCCACGCTAAGTGGAAGGGTTTATAATCCAGGCGCTTGTCAAAACAGCATAACGTACAAGTCGGTATGGAAAAGGTGCTTTAGACTCTCTTGACACCAAATAAAGGCGAACATTGACGACTTGTTACGGGCTTCGAAGGACCGGCGCCGACTCGAAGACACCTTTATATATCCATTAATGACCCTTACTTGCCATCAATTCTGCGTTTGAGCGCTCACACACGATGTGCATGTTTCATAAAACGTCCAAAGAAAAGAATTGATACACGCTTGCGCCAGATGAGGACAGATATCAATAACATGCCGGGTTGCTAGACAAGGTACTCACCATCTTGGAAGCTTGTTCAGCGCAGAAAGGAAGTGGGCGAGATCTCGCGATAGTTTGACAGTGCCGAGGGCGGAAGTCATTCCAGTACTTTAAACGTGTCCGACAAGAAACGAATGGCCAATTTTACTATATGTGAAACACCAAATAAGAACGACATTACCCAAGAGGTACAACTTGTTTAGAATCTAGGGTAAATCATGGCTACAGGGACGTTTTCCGGTAGAACTTGACTGTGTGCTTTCAACGTTGGCGAAAAGAAATTGCATTTTTAAGAGGACGCTGACGTCACCTGAGCAATGGCGGAGGCGGCTTTAGTCTCCTCTTGTGTGGATGTCAACATTGCTGAGACTCCGACACAACTCGCCATGGCCTACTTTCAAGACGAGGTGAGATTTGTTAGTATCGTTGTTTGTGTGGCTACCCTTGTCCGTGTTCACAAGCTTTCTTTTCGCTCTTTTCCCCCGAAacgcattagcattagcattccgTTGCACTTACAAATAATGACGTGACCAACGAATGTCCGTATCTACGTATGTTTGTACCCCTTCGCTggcgggatggatggatggtcaatTGTGTGTCTCATGCTGACAGAAAGGAATACGCAATGAAAATGATTCAGACAgaatgtgtttttgcctgagcAATGTTGACGTGAAGATAGGTTCCTATTTCCTGCATCCTACATCCTGGCTATTGTGTAACTCTCAGATGAATGATGGGGAAAGTGCCCAGCTCAACCTGGGAGAACTGGACCTGACCACTGATGAGTTCATCTTGGACGAAGTGGACCGTAAGACTCCTTCATCTATTCCTGATCAGTCCCTTGTGCACAAGCAACGGATGGCGAGGTGTCATGGTGACCGTGTGATGTGTTGTTCCTCTAGTGCACATCCAGGCCAATCTGGAAGACGACCTTGTCAAGGAGGCCCTTAAAACTGTGAGCGCCAACATCAGACAGAGGAAGGTGGACTGAATTCAGTTTGTGGATCTCCATCCCGATTGTCATCTCTTGTGATTCCAGGGTGTTGACCTGCGTCAGTACTCCAAACAGGTGGAGGCAGAGCTTCAAAAGATCGAACAGGCCTCTATCAAAGACTGTATCCtctatgtcttgttttgtttttctctccTGATGTCATGTAACGTCCTATGTGCGTGGATGCGTGGATGGCTCAGCGGGAGCGTGGCTGCGCTACTGCAGAATAAAAGACGGCCAGATGGCACAGCCAATTAGGATGTCCACACAGGAGGCTCATGTGTCGGCGTGAAGTAAGGAAAAGGTTCTCAAGTTGCAGTGGGACTTGCACACTTTCCTTTTCCTGAGCGCTAATGTGTCAGACATTAAGGAGAGCCAGAACATCGCTCTGCTGCACCAGCAGATCAGCGCTTGTGATGCCATCCTGGAGGTGGGAAGATCCTCAAAAGTTTGCTTTGTTCTATGTCTGAACCTGCGTGTGTTCCCCACCAGAGGATGGAGGAGATGCTGAGCGGCTTCCAGAGCGACCTGTCGTCCATCAGCAGCGAGATCCACACGTTGCAGCAGCAGTCCCTCAGCATGAATGTCCGTCTAAAGAACCGCCAGGCGGTCCGCAGCAACCTCAGCCAGTTGGTGGACGAGCTGCTTGTGCCCGCCGCCATGATCTCGTACGCCCGCACAGCTTTCATCATCCTGTTGTTTCTTTGTCGCAGACAAACTAGCGCCTCATGGAAACCCGTGTGACGTCTTTTTCAGAATCATCCTGGAGAGTCCAGTGACGGAGCAGGACTTCTTGGAGCAGCTCCACGAGCTCAACAACAAGATCAACTTGGCCAAGGAGCTCAGCTTCCGAGAGACGTTGGCCTGCTCTGACATCCAGGACATCGTGGACCGCCTCAAGGTCAAGGTGGGGTCACGAGTGAGCAACATGAGTTTGttacacttcaatgtttcagatcatcaaactaatctTGAAATTAggcaatgacaacacaactcaacacttGATGCAGTTTTTCAAATAAACCTTTATGATGGAGAAAACGTGCAAAACTACATGCCCCTGAGTGCCCCCCCAAACATAACTGAGATGTATTGAGATGCGTCAGTGTGGAAAAAGTtccaaagccatttctaaagctttgggactccgcccaactacagtgagagccattagccACAATTAGCCCAAACATGGagcagtggtgaaccttcctagGTGTGGCCGTAGAGTCTGCTCATGCTCTTCTTGTAGACGGCATTGCTGTTGTCCTTCCAGTCCAGTCTGCCGTTCATGTGGACTCCCAAGTACTCCAGCTCCTTGGTCTTGTCCACATTCAGGAGCAGGCGGTTTACCTGGGATCAGTCTACAAAGTCGGCAATCACTGTCCTGTACTCTACCTCCGGTCCATCTCTGATACACCCGACCACTGCGCAGTCGTCAGAGAACATCTCCGGAGACTGGCGTGACCATAACCATCTTGTTTTAAATGTGAACGAGACCGAGGAAATGGTGGTTGACTGCTCGGGTGCAGTCATACAAGTATCCAGGTGTCTTCATTGACGACACACTCACCTGAAGTACACACGGCGACAGCATTTGCTGCAGGTTACAACAACAGTCGCATTTCCTTCGTCGTCTTTGAGTCCATGGCGATGATCAAAATTCATGTTACATGCCACGATGAAAGAGAATACGTAGATGATTGGAATGGATGCACACCTTGCATCAGATGTTTTTCCATGGGGGTTAAACAGCAGCTTGCTACTTGttgatgtccaagcagaagctgtagtccTTCTACGTGTCATCAACTTCCCTTCAAGATCTGTCAGATTAACTCATGTAGATGTTGGGATCAGAGCACTTTCATTCCAGCTGATGACATTTGGCTCAGCGCCAACTTCCCTCTGCTTCCAACACACCCCAAAGATCCATGGGACAATGGAGTGACATGCTGACTATATTTAGCAAGTAAGGGTGTGTGCATGAAGTGTTTATTGGCTCATTAAGAACAAGCCATCAGAGGTGAAGAATCTGCCGAGCCGGTGCACAAAGTAGAGCAACCAGGCTTGTTATTGCTGTAATATTCAGACGTTATTGCCCTTGTCATAACCTCCTTTCTTTGTTTCCCGTATTGCAACTATTAAAGGTAATGTCATTTTCTTTCATGCAACGAGAATGATGTTGTTTTTACTCAtattaatatctatttatattattcatacatgttattgtaaaagtttttttcttcatatttggactttattccaaagaaatgttttttcatgtgtgtttCAGCTTTATTCCAGCATGACGTCAGGGTTTCACTTCATCTTGGAACATTTTCTGCAacctcattttaaaaatgacagctttggtttgtttctcataatgttatgacttcaTAAAAAACAGTGTTAATATTAGGCCGTTATTCTTGTCAATTGTGACTTTGGCTTTCCATGGCTGCTGTGGTGGTGGTCTATCATTCTAAGGCTGCTTTCTCCACGCCAGGCAGTGTCAAAGATCCGAGAGTTCATTCTGCAGAAGATCTACTCCTTCAGGAAGCCCATGACCAACTACCAGATCCCACAGAACACGCTACTCAAGTCCAGGTGCGCCCCGCTCCCACCCCCTCTTCCGCCCCCCCTCCACTTAACACCCGCCCCGTGACTGTGGTGGTGCTCCAGGTTCTTCTACCAGTTCCTGCTGGCCAACGAGAGAACGGCAGCCAAAGAGGTGCGTGACGAGTATGTGGACACCATGAGTAAGATCTACTACAGTTACTTCAAGTCGTACAGCGGTCGGCTGCTGAAAGTGCAGGTGAGGGCGCAGCCTCTGTGACTCAGTGGGACACACCCAGCAACATGCTAATTAGCAAATGACTTGTACATGGGTACATTGTGTATACACAACACAAAGCATGGAACCACTGGTGGATTCCAGAAGACTGACGGTGACTCTGCAAAGTCATATGCAGGTTTTCCATgcgctatgaaaatattccatttattaacattgaatcctacttggcagaAATGCACCAATTCACTAACTgataaatggggggggggcgtacccCCAGGCAGCAttgtcacgtgtgtgtgtggttgcagTACGAAGAAGTCGCAGACAAGGATGACCTGATGGGGGTGGAAGATACCGCCAAGAAAGGTATGttgtgtccttgtgtgtgtgtgtgtcacacgcATCCGCCCTCTTTTAATGAGTCTGGGTGTTGGAGTCAAGGACCACACCTTCATGGGTGGCAGTGCAGGTGTGGCTGCTGTGAAAGTGCCGTGTCACCCTGCTGAGGCATTTCCATGGCCACAAACATCACAGCTCAAACGGGCTCCTTCCTGAAAGAACAACAAGTACTCATTCATCATGTCGTGAGAATAATTCATGCAcgacggccgagtggttagcagctaggagacccgagtgtggagtttgcatgttctccccgtgcatgcgtggcttttctccgggtactccggtttcctcccccattccaaaaacatgctaggttaattggccactccaaattgtccataggtatgaatgtgagtgtgaatggttgtttgtctatatgtgccctgtgattggctggccaccagtccagggtgaaccccgcctctcgtccagacagctgggataggctccagcaccccggtgaccctcgtgaggataagcggtagaaaatgaacgaatgaatggcTCACTTGGTTTCAGCAAATaatactccatccatccacccatcctctGTGGCGAGGGTCACAGGGCCATGccggagcctatgccagctgcatttgggcgagaggcgggtgcAGATGATCgtcaataataatgtcaaaatttgCTAACCATCTTCAGATACTTGAATGCCTTTGTGCTTGGTCCCCGCAGGTTTCTTCTCCAAGCCGTCTCTGAAGAGCAGGAACACCATCTTCACACTCGGCCAGAGGGGGGCGATACTAAGTCCCCCAGAGCTAGAGGGCCCCATTCTGGTTCCTCACACGGCTCAGAGAGGCGACAGCAGGGTGAGGCCGGCTGGTTCTTCTGTCAAgtggcgacacctagtggcgTGTGGTGCCCCGTCAGGAACGTTCTAGTAACCAAGCTGTCCTCCCTCAGTACCCTTATGAGACGTTGTTCCGCAGCCAACACTATGCCTTGCTGGACAACGGCTGCAGAGAGCACCTCTTCCTGTCCGACTTCTTCATGGTGGCCGGAAACTCCGCCCTCGACCTGTTCAACAGCATCATGGGAAAGACGCTCAGCATGTTCCTGGTGGGCTCTGTTCCACTGCTCGCGTAGAACACGCACAGCTTCCCCATGTGGCAAAAAAAttcagtgtgcgtgtgtgtgtgtgtgtgtgtgcacagaggAGCATGTCTACGTACGTGTCTGACTGCTACGACAGCATCGCCATCTTCCTGTGCATCCACGTCATCCTCCGCTTCCGAGCTATCACCACCAAGAGGAACATTCCCGCTCTTGACAAGTCAgtgtcagtcagtcagtgtaCGCAAGGGCATACGTctgtgacagtgtgtgtgtgtgtgtgtgtgtgtgtgtgtgtgtgtgtgtcaggtacTGGGAGGCCGTGCTGGAACTGCTGTGGCCTCGCTTTGAGCTCATCCTGGAAATGAACATCCACAGCATCAGAAACACAGACCCTCAGAAACTGGGAGTGCTGGACACCAGACCCCATTAtgtatgtcacacacacacacacacacacacacacacacacaagcacctaCATGCTGTGTGTTGGGGTTTCAGATCACACGTCGTTATGCTGAGTTCTCTTCAGCCATCGTCAGCATCAACCAGACGTTCCCCAGTGAGAGAACCAACGCTCTGCTGGCTCAACTTCAGGTAACATTCCCCTCTCTGCCCCCTTTCCTTTCCATGTCCACCAACCACCACGCTTGCCGACACGTTCTGGAAAGTACACCCGCCGACATTGCAGGCAGTTTGGAGGCCAAAAGGTGGATGGGGACGTTTGCTATGAATTCACAGCACAAATCTTCTCCCATTTGACACCCTGTTAGTACCTGTACTTCCACGGTAACACCCCCTCACTTTGGGCAAGCCACACCCTGCTCCTAAATGCTCCCTACACATCTCCTGGCCCCCTTTCCTACACGACACCTTGCCCCCTCCTGCCCTCCTTTCCTACACATCTTCTAGCCCCCTTTCCTACACATCTCCTCGCCCCCTTTCCTACACGACACCCTGCCCTCCTTTCCTACACATCTCCTGGCCCCCTTTCCTACACGACACCTTGCCCCCTCCTGCCCTCCTTTCCTACACATCTCCTAGCCCCCTATCCTGTACATCTACTAGCCCCCTTCCCTACACTCCATTTCAGGACTAGGTGAGCTGTATAGAAGTCATTTGAGAGTAGAaccagatgatgatgatgatgatggaggcgCAGAGGCTACCGGTCGTTTATATTCTGCTTGAGCACAAGCGTGTGATTGGTCCAGCCATCGCTTCTTGGTGACCTTTCAGGTGGAGGTGGAAAACTTTGTGCTGAAGATGGCGGCAGAGTTTCCGTCCCGGAGAGACCaactcatcttcctcatcaACAACTACGACATGATGCTCAGCGTCCTCATggtaagccccgcccacaaacaCTGTCCATCTTCAAAGGGAGGGAGGATGCCAACGTCCTGCCAGCATTGTGTCCCGCTCCCTTCCTGCTCTCCTTATACTCACGTGACACGCACTTGTTAGGTTTGCAGTTGGTCattatgtaagatatgctagcTGCCGCTGGCGTTCTGATGTTGGTAGTCGCTACGTTCCCTTGAAGCGCAGGAAGTTGATGGCTGTGTTTGTGCAGGAGAGGGCAGCGGATGACAGCAAAGAGGTGGAAGGTTTCCAGCAGCTGCTGCTGGCCAGGACGCAGGTGAGAACTTCCTGTGTGCGTTGGCAGCTTCCATTGTGAAATACTGGCAGGAtaatacaacaacaatacaaCCCCCTCCCCACAGGAGTTTATTGAGGAGATCTTGTCACCGCCCTTCGGAGGGATGATCTCCTTTGTGAAGGAGGCCGAGGCACTGGTGGAGAAAGGGCAGCTGGAGCGACTGAAGAACGAGGAAGGTGACAACGTCCATTTTGGTCCACTtacaccagtgcttctcaaatatttggggggggggtcagttcAATGCCgccctgccaacatgtacacatgttGACTCCTGCTCGTATGCTCTTCCCTGCTTCCACCTTCAGTGTGTCCCAGGGTTGGGTGACATCTTTTCTAGAGCGCTTTAGATTCCTCCATCATAAGAAAATGGCTTGATGACCGTGTGCCGTGGCGCatatataagatgaatgaatTGCATTGGTGTGAGGAAGTATTTACTCAGTTGTGGCACCAGATCATTCTAAACACAGAACAACCCCCACCCCACAGCTGAATCTCCTCTCccagagcgtgaatggaagctagcagggttagcgTGGATGAGTATATTTCCACCGGCTTGTGATTTCGGGCTATAACGTAAGGAAGGTTTTACACTGCCCTGTGACCACGTGGAAGTCCtctgtaaaaaaatatgaaaagcatgtttatttttttacgtaGCTCATCTTAGCCGTGAatacacattctccacacacaGGACACTTCCTTGACCattcttcaaaataagagcgtgtgACGAAACCATTTCCATATGCAGATGGAATGGCATGGTTGGTTGGAGATGTAGTAGCAACAGTTAGCCACTTACCAATAAATGCTTGTGCTTTACCATTGGTCACATGGTGATGTATGCTAAGGCCCATATCACCAACCCtcgtctgtacagtacagatcaatgaataaatatgatcacTTCCGCTAGTATTTCTAATCAACGTTCCAGAAGAAGCACTGGTCTATCACACAGTAATGCAAGACATTTTCATCAGGATTTTATAGCCCAGGCTGTGCATTAGTGACCATGTAGCCACGCCAGGAAGAAACCTCCTCACTGAAGGGAAAAACCTGCTCCGTGTTTTTGTGCTTCAGCTCGGATCTGTCAGCTGGTCCGAGGATTCTCCAGCTCGTGGAAACAGTCAGTGGAGGCCATGAGTCAGGACGTCATGCGGTCCTTCACCAACTTCAAGAACGGTACCAGCATCATCCAGGTGAGGTTGCGGGGAATCCATCACCTTCCTGGTTCCGACACACATGGTGACTCCTCCTCTTCCCGCCTGCAGGGCGCCCTCACCCAGCTCATCCAGTACTACCACGGCTTCCATAAGATCCTCAACCAGCCCACCTTCCGGAGCCTGCCGGTCCGCTCCGAGCTCATCAACCTGCACCATCTCATGGTGGAGGTCAAGAAGCACAAGCCCAACTTCTAATCGGCATCTCTTCTCATCTTCTTCCACCTGGAAAGTTGCTGTGGACAATGAAGAACGTTGCATTTGATTTTCCAGCTCTTTCCAACTTGTCCGTGAGACCCCTTAAAAGTAAAAGTGGTGATTCCAAGCAGAAGTTCTTCTTCTACTTTGTGCTGACCGCCAGCTCCTGCGCCGGCACATGCGTCAGCGTAAGGACAGCAGGCATGTGGCCGGCACACTTGTGTCTCTTCAGCTGCGAGCTCCAGGAGAAGGCCCTGTTGCAGACGCTGCAGTGAAACGGCTTCTCCCCCGTGTGGGTCACCATGTGCGTGCTGAGGCCGCCCTTTCGAGAGAAGCTCTTCCCGCAGAGGGAGCAGTCGAAGGGTTTCTCCTGCGTGTGCGTCCTCACGTGCTGCTCCAGCGTGTGGCGCAGCGTGAAGCGGCACTGGCACACCGGGCAGGCGAAGGGCTTGATGCCGGAGTGCTTCTTCATGTGCTGCAGCAGCGCCGGGTGGCGCGTGAAGCTGGCCTCGCAGCTCGAGcagctgaaaggtttttctcccgtgtgcgtgcGCAAGTGCGCGTCCACAGCCGAGCGGTGCCGGAAGGTCCTGGTGCATAGCGAGCAGCTGAAAGGTTTCTCCTGGCTGTGCACCTCCATGTGGCGCctgaggtggtactggtcgtaGAAGGCCTTGGCGCACACGGAGCACGCAAAGGATTTGGCGCGCTCGTGCGTGGCCACGTGTCGCAGCAGGCTGTCGTGCTGAGTGAAGGAGGAGCCGCACACGGAGCAGCTGAAAGGTTTCAGGCCGCTGTGAGTGCTCACGTGTCGGCTCATGTTCTCTTTCCGGGAGAACCTCTTCCCGCACAGCGAGCAGCCGAACGGCTTCTCTCCCGTGTGGATCTTCTTGTGCAAGTTCAGGTTGGACTTGGAGTAAAAGGTCTTTCCGCACTGCGAGCATGTGGTGGACGTGTCGCGGGCTGCCTGTGCTCCTCCACGGCGGTCTCCATCAGCCTCGCCTGGAGCGTCGTCTTCGCCCCCTGCCGCCACCCGGACCTCTGTCGCGTCCTCCTCCTTGATGCGGGGGGTCTCCGGCCGGGGCGGTGCACCTACAATCACCTTGAAGACGTCTGACGGCAACACTGCAACG comes from the Doryrhamphus excisus isolate RoL2022-K1 chromosome 14, RoL_Dexc_1.0, whole genome shotgun sequence genome and includes:
- the LOC131102170 gene encoding small ribosomal subunit protein uS13-like; translated protein: FVSCRTRLKYWNDFRPRHCQTIARSRPLPFCAEQASKMSLVIPEKFQHILRVLNTNIDGRRKIAFAITAIKGVGRRYAHVVLRKADIDLNKRAGELTEEEVERVVTIMQNPRQYKIPDWFLNRQKDVKDGKFSQVLANGLDNKLREDLERLKKIRAHRGLRHFWGLRVRGQHTKTTGRRGRTVGVSKKK
- the LOC131101921 gene encoding vacuolar protein sorting-associated protein 52 homolog; this translates as MAEAALVSSCVDVNIAETPTQLAMAYFQDEMNDGESAQLNLGELDLTTDEFILDEVDLHIQANLEDDLVKEALKTGVDLRQYSKQVEAELQKIEQASIKDYIKESQNIALLHQQISACDAILERMEEMLSGFQSDLSSISSEIHTLQQQSLSMNVRLKNRQAVRSNLSQLVDELLVPAAMISIILESPVTEQDFLEQLHELNNKINLAKELSFRETLACSDIQDIVDRLKVKAVSKIREFILQKIYSFRKPMTNYQIPQNTLLKSRFFYQFLLANERTAAKEVRDEYVDTMSKIYYSYFKSYSGRLLKVQYEEVADKDDLMGVEDTAKKGFFSKPSLKSRNTIFTLGQRGAILSPPELEGPILVPHTAQRGDSRYPYETLFRSQHYALLDNGCREHLFLSDFFMVAGNSALDLFNSIMGKTLSMFLRSMSTYVSDCYDSIAIFLCIHVILRFRAITTKRNIPALDKYWEAVLELLWPRFELILEMNIHSIRNTDPQKLGVLDTRPHYITRRYAEFSSAIVSINQTFPSERTNALLAQLQVEVENFVLKMAAEFPSRRDQLIFLINNYDMMLSVLMERAADDSKEVEGFQQLLLARTQEFIEEILSPPFGGMISFVKEAEALVEKGQLERLKNEEARICQLVRGFSSSWKQSVEAMSQDVMRSFTNFKNGTSIIQGALTQLIQYYHGFHKILNQPTFRSLPVRSELINLHHLMVEVKKHKPNF
- the LOC131101922 gene encoding gastrula zinc finger protein XlCGF8.2DB-like, translated to MEQRNETATKAEVLPSDVFKVIVGAPPRPETPRIKEEDATEVRVAAGGEDDAPGEADGDRRGGAQAARDTSTTCSQCGKTFYSKSNLNLHKKIHTGEKPFGCSLCGKRFSRKENMSRHVSTHSGLKPFSCSVCGSSFTQHDSLLRHVATHERAKSFACSVCAKAFYDQYHLRRHMEVHSQEKPFSCSLCTRTFRHRSAVDAHLRTHTGEKPFSCSSCEASFTRHPALLQHMKKHSGIKPFACPVCQCRFTLRHTLEQHVRTHTQEKPFDCSLCGKSFSRKGGLSTHMVTHTGEKPFHCSVCNRAFSWSSQLKRHKCAGHMPAVLTLTHVPAQELAVSTK